One window of the Piliocolobus tephrosceles isolate RC106 chromosome 17, ASM277652v3, whole genome shotgun sequence genome contains the following:
- the ZSCAN10 gene encoding zinc finger and SCAN domain-containing protein 10, protein MLPVSGGHGATGIPEPAPGALRPLATAGSAHQEADPGAAGAGAVPECAASAPPGPPAGAATQGRGGGGAAAGGRPPGAQPRRAAGPQGPSPWPEESSRDQELAAVLESLTFEDVPENKAWPAHPLGFGSRTPDKEEFKQEEPKGAAWPTPILAESQTDSPGVPGEPCVQMLGRGAAASGPGGDGSLLGGSEILEVKVAEGVSEPNPEPQFICADCGVSFPQLSRLKAHQLRSHPAGRSFLCLCCGKSFGRSSILKLHMRTHTDERPHACHLCGHRFRQSSHLSKHLLTHSSEPAFLCAECGRGFQRRASLVQHLLAHAQDQKPPCAPESKAEAPPLTEVLCSHCGQTFQRRSSLKRHLRIHARDKDHRSSEGSGSRRRDSDRRPFVCSDCGKAFRRSEHLVAHRRVHTGERPFSCQACGRSFTQSSQLVSHQRVHTGEKPYACPQCGKRFVRRASLARHLLTHGGPRPHLCTQCGKSFGQTQDLARHQRSHTGEKPCRCSECGEGFSQSAHLARHQRIHTGEKPHACDTCGHRFRNSSNLARHRRSHTGERPYSCQTCGRSFRRNAHLRRHLATHAEPGQEQAEPPQECVECGKSFSRSCNLLRHLLVHTGARPYSCTQCGRSFSRNSHLLRHLRTHARETLY, encoded by the exons ATGCTTCCAGTATCAGGAGGACATGGGGCCACGGGCATCCCTGAGCCGGCTCCGGGAGCTCTGCGGCCACTGGCTACGGCCGGCTCTGCACACCAAGAAGCAGATCCTGGAGCTGCTGGTGCTGGAGCAGTTCCTGAGTGTGCTGCCTCCGCACCTCCTGGGCCGCCTGCAGGGGCAGCCACTCAGGGACGGGGAGGAGGTGGTGCTGCTGCTGGAGGGCGTCCACCGGGAGCCCAGCCACGCAGGGCCGCTG GCCCCCAGGGCCCCTCACCATGGCCAGAGGAGAGTTCCCGAGATCAGGAGCTGGCAGCTGTGCTG GAGTCCCTGACCTTTGAGGATGTGCCAGAGAATAAGGCGTGGCCTGCACACCCCCTGG GATTCGGAAGCAGAACCCCAGACAAGGAGGAATTTAAACAAGAAGAGCCCAAAGGGGCTGCCTGGCCCACTCCCATCTTAGCAGAGTCTCAAACAGATAGTCCTGGGGTGCCGGGAGAGCCTTGCGTCCAGATGCTCGGACGGGGTGCTGCGGCGAGTGGCCCTGGTGGAGATGGGTCCCTTCTTGGCGGCAGTGAAATTTTGGAGGTCAAAGTGGCTGAAGGCGTCTCCGAGCCCAATCCGGAGCCGCAGTTCATCTGCGCGGACTGCGGGGTGAGCTTCCCGCAGCTGTCTCGCCTGAAGGCGCACCAGCTGCGCTCGCACCCGGCCGGGCGCTCCTTTCTGTGCCTTTGCTGCGGGAAGAGCTTCGGCCGCAGCTCCATTCTCAAGCTGCACATGCGCACTCACACGGACGAGCGGCCTCATGCCTGCCACCTGTGCGGCCACCGCTTCCGCCAGAGCTCGCACCTGAGCAAGCACCTACTGACTCACTCCTCCGAGCCGGCCTTCCTGTGCGCCGAGTGCGGCCGCGGCTTCCAGCGCCGCGCCAGCCTTGTGCAGCACCTGCTGGCGCACGCCCAGGACCAGAAGCCTCCCTGCGCTCCTGAGAGCAAGGCCGAAGCGCCGCCGCTGACCGAAGTCCTGTGCTCCCACTGCGGCCAGACCTTCCAGCGCCGCTCCAGCCTTAAGCGCCACCTGCGGATCCACGCCAGGGACAAGGACCACCGGTCCTCCGAAGGCTCCGGCAGCCGCCGCCGAGACTCCGACCGGAGGCCCTTCGTGTGCAGCGACTGCGGCAAGGCCTTCCGGCGCAGTGAGCACCTGGTGGCCCACCGGAGGGTGCACACGGGCGAGCGGCCCTTCTCCTGCCAGGCTTGCGGCCGCAGCTTCACGCAGAGCTCGCAGCTGGTCAGCCACCAACGGGTGCACACAGGCGAGAAGCCCTACGCCTGTCCGCAGTGTGGGAAGCGCTTCGTGCGCCGGGCCAGCCTTGCCCGCCACCTGCTGACCCACGGTGGCCCTCGGCCCCACCTCTGCACCCAGTGCGGGAAGAGTTTCGGCCAGACCCAGGATCTGGCCCGCCACCAGCGCAGCCACACGGGCGAGAAGCCCTGCCGCTGCAGCGAGTGCGGCGAGGGCTTCAGCCAGAGCGCCCACCTGGCGCGCCACCAGCGCATCCACACAGGGGAGAAGCCCCATGCCTGCGACACCTGCGGCCACCGCTTCCGCAATAGCTCCAACCTGGCCCGCCACCGCCGCAGCCACACGGGCGAGCGGCCCTACAGCTGTCAGACGTGCGGTCGCAGCTTCCGGCGCAACGCGCATCTGCGGCGGCACCTGGCTACCCATGCGGAGCCCGGGCAGGAGCAGGCCGAGCCCCCGCAGGAGTGCGTGGAGTGTGGCAAGAGCTTCAGCCGCAGCTGCAATCTGCTGCGACACCTGCTGGTGCACACGGGCGCCAGGCCCTACTCCTGCACGCAATGTGGCCGCAGCTTCAGCCGCAACTCCCACCTGCTGCGCCACCTGCGCACCCACGCCCGCGAGACGCTATACTAG